In Pyxidicoccus xibeiensis, the genomic stretch TGGAGCCGCAGCCCGGCGCCAGCCGCACCAGCGCGCTCAGCACCCTGTCTTGAGGGTTGAAGAGGGCCAGCATGGGGTACTCGACGCGCGCCTCACACTCCGGGCCCACCTGGCACAGCAGCACCGTACCCACCAGCACGTTGTCCTGGAACTCCCCGGAGATCAGCCGGGTATCGGACTTGAACCCACACGCCCCGCCGGTGCCGGTGCCGATGACGCGCTCGCCCTCCATGCGGAACTCGACCTGCCCGTAGGCATCCGACAGGTAGGGGCCGGACACGGTCGGCCCCGCCCATGCGAGGGCGGAGACGACGGAAAGAATCGTCGCGAGACCCTTGTTTGAATGCGCGGGCGGCATGTGCGGGGTTGCCTTCATCATAGGGGTCGTGAGGCTGCCTTGTAAACGCACGAGGAAGCCTTGACCCAGCCGGCCCCCATCCTTATCATTTCCCCAGACTCTTACGGGTTTTCCCAATAGATTCGAGGACTTGGTAGCACTGGAGCTTTGTTACAAGGGCTGTCCCCTGCGGGGCGCGTGATGCCCAGCAGAAATTCGAACCGATACGTCCATTCCGGGGTCCGTTTCGGTCGCTTTGTGCAAGCCCTCCCCCTCACGGGGATGAGGGAAGCCTGCGGCGGCATGATTTCGGTTCCCACCTGGCTTTCAGTGGGTTCAATGGACGCTGGGCACACGGCCATGCGGCGGGGGACTTTTTCTGTGGAGTGGCGGCGGTGAGCGAGACGGTGGTGGAAGAGGCGGCGGCGAGGAAGCAGACCCTGCGTGAGGAGCTGACGGCGCGTCGCAAGGCGATGACGCCGGACATCATCGACACGCGAGGTCTCAAGGTTCAGTCTCGGTTTCTGGCAACCACGTATTATCAGAAGGCGAGAACGGTGGCTCTCTACGCCCCCATCCGGGGCGAGGTGCCTACGCGGGACATCCTGATTGCGGCTCTGCAGGACGACAAAATCGTCTGCTATCCGCTGTCCCACGTGCACGGACGCATCCTGTCCTTCAGGGCCATCAAATCGGAGAGCGAGCTGGAGCCGGGGCGGCTGGGGGTGCGTGAGCCCAGCAACTCATCGGATCTCATCTCGGTGGAGAACATCGACCTGTTCGTGGTGCCGGGCCTGGGCTTCACCCGGGACGGCAAGCGGCTGGGGCGCGGAGGCGGCTACTACGACGCCACCCTTCGCGCGGCCAGCCAGCGCAGCCGCCGCGTCGGTCTGGCTTTCAATGACCAGGTCGTCCAGGTGCTGCCCACGACGGGTGACGACGTGGACATGGACCTCATCGTGACGGAGTCCGAGTCGCTGCGCGGTCTGTACCGCGACCCGGAATTCCTGGATACGTGAAGGTTCTCTTCATGGGAGATGTCGTGGGCCGCCCGGGACTCCAGGCGGTCCGCGCACTCCTGCCCAGACTGGTCTCCGAGCACTCGGTGGACCTGTGTGTCGCCAACGCGGAGAACAGCGAGGGCGGTGCGGGCATCAGCGCCGAATCGGCGACGTTCCTGCTCGACAGCGGCGTGAAGCTGCTGACGAGCGGGAACCACTTCTATTCGAAGAAGGCCATCCTGCCCTGGGTGACGGCGCATCCGGACCTGCTCCTGCGGCCGGCCAACTACCCCAAGGGCACGCCGGGCAAGGGCCACGGCCTGGTGAAGCTCCCGGACGGGCGCGCCCTGGGAGTCATCAACCTGGAGGGCCGCGTCTTCATGCGCATGGAGGCCAGCCCCTTCGAGGTGGTGCTGCCGCTGGTGGAGGAGCTGCGCAAGCAGACACCCTGCATCCTGGTGGACATGCACTGCGAGGCCAGCAGCGAGAAGAACGCCATGGGCGTGCACCTGGATGGCCGGGTGTCCGCGGTGGTGGGCACGCACACGCACGTGCAGACGGCGGATGAGCGGCTGCTGCCCGGCGGCACGGCCTTCATCACCGACGTGGGCATGTGTGGCCCGCTGGACTCCGTCATCGGCATGAAGAAGGAGACGTCGCTGGCGCGCTTCCTCGGGGAGAAGGCCCCCTACGAGGTGGCGGAGAAGCTGGTGTACCTCCAGGGCGTGGTCATCGACATCGACGACACCACGGGCCGGGCGCGGAGCATCGAGCGGGTGCGCCACCGCCTGCCGGGCACCTAGCGGATATGCGCCGACAGGCGTCGCTTTTGGGGCTAAGTTGCCGGCGCCATGAACACGGACGCGCTGCGCAAGGCGACCCCCGAGGAGCAGTTCGAAGAAGTCACCCGAGGCACCGTGGACATCCAGGTGCCCGAGGAGCTGAAGAAGAAGCTCCAGCGCTCGTATGACTCGGGCAAGCCCCTGGTCATCAAGGCGGGGTTCGACCCCAGCCGGCCGGATCTGCACATCGGCCACTCGCTGCTGCTCACGCGCATGCGGCGCTTCCAGGACTTCGGCCACACGGTGGTCTTCCTCATCGGCGACTTCACGGGGCTCATCGGTGACCCGACGGGGCGCAACGCCACCCGTCCGGCGCTGACGCGCGACGAGGTGAAGGCCAACGCGGAGACGTACAAGCAGCAGGTCTTCAAGGTGTTGGACCCGGACAAGACGCTGGTGCGCTTCAACTCCACCTGGCTGGACGCGCTGGGCACGGAGGGGATGATCCGCCTGGCCGCGCGCTACTCGGTGCAGCGCATTCTGGAGCGCGACGACTTCAAGAAGCGCTTCCGGGACAACGTCTCCATCTCCATCCACGAGTTCCTCTACCCGCTCCTGCAGGGCTACGACTCGGTGGCGCTCAAGTCGGACGTGGAGCTGGGCGCGACGGATCAGCTCTTCAACCTGCTCGTGGGCCGCCAGCTCATGAAGGAGGAGGGGCTGGAGCCGCAGGTCATCATGACGGGCCCCATCCTCGAGGGGCTGAACGCGAAGCTGGTGGACGGGAAGATCGTCGGCGACAAGATGTCCAAGAGCCTGGACAACTACGTGGGCGTGGACGAGCCGCCGGAGACCATCTTCGGCAAGCTGATGAGCATCACCGACGACCTGATGTGGCGCTACCTGGAGCTGCTGTCCGCGAAGCCGCGGGCGGAGCTGGCCGACATCCGCGCCAGGGTGCAGGGCGGCGAGCTGCACCCGATGACGGTGAAGAAGGACTTCGCCCGGGAGATGGCGGTGCGCTTCCACGGCGAGGAGGGTGGCCGCAAGGCGGTGGAGGCCTGGGACAACCTCAAGAAGCAGGCGCCGCAGGCGAGCCTGGAGGTCATCACCGTGTCGCTCGGCGACGCGGAGAAGGTGCCCCTCTTCAAGCTGCTGCCAGAGACGAAGCTGGTGGCGTCCGGCACCAAGGCCCGCGAGGCGCTGGCCCAGGGCAGCGTGCGCGTGAATGGCGAGAAGGTGCAGGACGTGAAGGCGGAGCTGGGGGCGGGCGAGTACACCATCTCCGTGGGCAAGGCCCGCACGGACAAGCCGAACTCCGTGCTGCTGAAGCTGTCCTGAGCCTTCGAGCCCGAGGGTGAAGGCCGGCGGTGTCCTTGCGCCGGCCTCCCGTGGCTCGAAGGGGGCCTCCCCCCGTGCCTGCCTGCCCGGTTGAATGGCGGGCCCTGGCGGCCGTCCCAGGTGGTGACCTCAGCGGCCCCTGCCTCGTTCCGAGGGCAGCAGGGGACTGCTGTAGACTCCCGGCCGCCATGCGTCTTCCCCTCCCCTGCCTTGCCCTGCTGCTGGCCACCCTCCCCGCCCTGGCGGGCCCGGGGGCCTTCGTCTCCGAGAGCCGCGTGGACGCGGTGGAGCAGCCCGAGTCCCAGCGGGTCGTCTTCACGGTGGAGCCGGACACGTCGTACCCGCTGCTGAAGAAGGGCGGCCCCAGCCGGGCGTGGTGCAAGCTGCAGGGCCCGTCCGGCGCCGAGGGCTGGGTGCTGTGCGAGGGCGCTCCGGAGGCCGCGGCGCCCCGGGCTCCGGACGCGGCGGCGCTGGCGGCGGCGGACCGGAGGAACTCCGAGCAGCAGGCACGCGGCAAGGAGGAGCAGCAGGCCCGCTTCGCCCGCCTGTCGGAGGAGGCTCCGGACGAGGAGCAGACGCAGGCCGTCGTCGTGCAGGCGCCGGCTTCGAATGCGGGTCGCGCGCAGCCGGCCAGCGGGAAGGCACCCGCGGACGAGGGGCGTGCGCAGCCGGCCGTGGCGCAGGCGGCCTCGGGTGTGGAGTTCGTGTCGTCACGCGGGGCGCAGGCGCGCGCGGACTGGACGCCGGCCACGGGCTGCTCGACGACGTGTGAGACGAAGCCGCTCTTCGGGAAGCTGCCCGCTCTTTCGCCGATGGACCGCGAGGTGCTGGACTTGTGCCCGGCGCGTCCGGACGTGAGCGTGAGCGCGGGGGACGTGCAGCGCTTCTTCTCCAAGCACTACAACGACTCGCGCATCCAGACGGCTCTGTCCGTCGCGGGCCGGCCGGGCTCGCGGCAGGGCAACCTCGAGTGGCTCACCAGCCTGTGGGTGAGCACCGGCCCGCGCAACGCCTTCACGCACGTGTTCTGCGGGGACGACTGGCAGCGCGGCCCCATCGGCGGGCTGCACTTCCTGCCCCGCTACGCGCAGCTCGAGGCGGAGGGGAAGCTCTGCTACGGCGGCCCGGCACGCGGCGGCAGCGCGCAGAAGGGCGACCAGTACCTCATCAAGTTCCGTGGCGTGGCGCCGTGGTCCTGCGGGGAGAAGAAGATTGGCGGCTTCTCGCGCTCGCCGGACGCGGTGGGCCTGGTGGCCATCGGCACGCGGGCCTTCGCCAGTTGCTGCTCGCGAGGCGGGGGGAAGAAGGAAGGCGGCGTGTACTCCGCGCCGGACCTGGGCGGGACGAACTGGCGCGTCTGGTGCGGCACGCGCAACGGCACCTACGGCATCGCCACGCTCTACCCCACCGACGAGCAGGCCACCTGCGGGGACTGACGCCGGAGGTGGCCGCGCGCCCGTCGCACGGCCACCTTCCCTGGATGCGCCCGCCTACTTCGCGGGGCCCACGTTGAGCACCGCGCCGCTGGAGTACGCGGTGAACTCCGGCGCGTACATGGACTGCACGGTGGCCGGGCCCACGCGGAAGGTGCCGGCCATGTTGGCGCGCAGGCGGTACTTGAAGGTGTACTCGCCGGCGGGCAGCCACTCGAAGAAGAAGTTGGTGCCCGAGTCCCGCGTCTCCTCGTACCAGACGATGCCCAAATCCCACCGGTGGCGGGACTGGACGTTCTCCGGCTCCAGGCCGGCGGCGCGCGGGTCCTTCAGGTGGACGTACTCCGCCGCGTGCTTCGTGCGCAGCGACAGCTGCACCTCCACCTCGTCACCGGGCCTGAGCGGCGTGCCCTCCGCCAGCGGCTGGAGCACCGCCTCGCGGCCTTCGCGCTCGCGCCGGAAGTAGCGCCGGGACACCTGGAAGAAGTCGCCGCGGTCCTCCTCCGGCAGCTTCTCCGTGGAGAAGTGCCACGTCGCCGAGGCGAAGGCGAAGCCCGGCGTCGTCTTCTCCACCACCACGGAGCTCATGGTGGCCGGGTTCAGCTCCGGCCCTGGCACCACCACCTGGTTCTTCTTCCCCGTGTACTCGTCCGGGGAGAACTCCATCTGCACCACGCGCGGGCCCACCGTCACCTTCGCGTCCTCGCGCACGCCCAGCGCGCCCTCCGCCTGCAGGTACTTCACCAGCGCGTAGAGCGCCTCCGCCGTGGCGCGGGTGGACTTCCAGTGGTTGAGCTTCTTGTCCAGCAGCAGCCACTGCACCAGCCCCTCGCGCCGCGGGTCCTTGGGCTTCAGCTCCGTCAGCGTGCGCAGCGCGAAGGCGTGCGTCTCCGTGGTGTCGTTGTACCAGAGCCAGCTGCGGTCCTCGGGCGCCCAGTACGTGCCCAGTTCCTCGGTCGTCTTCGCCGAGTCCATCACGCTGTCCCAGACGAGGTTCGCGTCCTTCTCCCGCTTCGCCCGCTTGAGCGTCAGCGCCAGGTAGCCCTTGAGGTACGGCGAGTGCTGCTTCCAGTGCTTGAAGCTGAAGTCGAGCATCCGCTGACGCTCTTCCGCGGTGAGCGCCTCGCCCGTGTAGCGCTCGCCCGGGTACGCGGAGGCCACGTAGTTGAGGAAGGTGAGGAACTCCCAGCCCGCGTCCTTCTTCATCAGCTTGTCGGCGTACTCGTCTCGGAAGTGCCGGGCCAGGTAGGCCCACGCGCTGCGCGTCATCTCCGGGGGCACCTCCACGCCGTACTCCATGGCGCGAGACAGGCCGTGGACGATGTAGAGCGTCATGTACGGCGACGGAGGCCCGCCCGGCCACCACGGG encodes the following:
- a CDS encoding EndoU domain-containing protein, producing the protein MRLPLPCLALLLATLPALAGPGAFVSESRVDAVEQPESQRVVFTVEPDTSYPLLKKGGPSRAWCKLQGPSGAEGWVLCEGAPEAAAPRAPDAAALAAADRRNSEQQARGKEEQQARFARLSEEAPDEEQTQAVVVQAPASNAGRAQPASGKAPADEGRAQPAVAQAASGVEFVSSRGAQARADWTPATGCSTTCETKPLFGKLPALSPMDREVLDLCPARPDVSVSAGDVQRFFSKHYNDSRIQTALSVAGRPGSRQGNLEWLTSLWVSTGPRNAFTHVFCGDDWQRGPIGGLHFLPRYAQLEAEGKLCYGGPARGGSAQKGDQYLIKFRGVAPWSCGEKKIGGFSRSPDAVGLVAIGTRAFASCCSRGGGKKEGGVYSAPDLGGTNWRVWCGTRNGTYGIATLYPTDEQATCGD
- a CDS encoding TIGR00282 family metallophosphoesterase, translating into MKVLFMGDVVGRPGLQAVRALLPRLVSEHSVDLCVANAENSEGGAGISAESATFLLDSGVKLLTSGNHFYSKKAILPWVTAHPDLLLRPANYPKGTPGKGHGLVKLPDGRALGVINLEGRVFMRMEASPFEVVLPLVEELRKQTPCILVDMHCEASSEKNAMGVHLDGRVSAVVGTHTHVQTADERLLPGGTAFITDVGMCGPLDSVIGMKKETSLARFLGEKAPYEVAEKLVYLQGVVIDIDDTTGRARSIERVRHRLPGT
- the tyrS gene encoding tyrosine--tRNA ligase; protein product: MNTDALRKATPEEQFEEVTRGTVDIQVPEELKKKLQRSYDSGKPLVIKAGFDPSRPDLHIGHSLLLTRMRRFQDFGHTVVFLIGDFTGLIGDPTGRNATRPALTRDEVKANAETYKQQVFKVLDPDKTLVRFNSTWLDALGTEGMIRLAARYSVQRILERDDFKKRFRDNVSISIHEFLYPLLQGYDSVALKSDVELGATDQLFNLLVGRQLMKEEGLEPQVIMTGPILEGLNAKLVDGKIVGDKMSKSLDNYVGVDEPPETIFGKLMSITDDLMWRYLELLSAKPRAELADIRARVQGGELHPMTVKKDFAREMAVRFHGEEGGRKAVEAWDNLKKQAPQASLEVITVSLGDAEKVPLFKLLPETKLVASGTKAREALAQGSVRVNGEKVQDVKAELGAGEYTISVGKARTDKPNSVLLKLS
- a CDS encoding 5-formyltetrahydrofolate cyclo-ligase is translated as MSETVVEEAAARKQTLREELTARRKAMTPDIIDTRGLKVQSRFLATTYYQKARTVALYAPIRGEVPTRDILIAALQDDKIVCYPLSHVHGRILSFRAIKSESELEPGRLGVREPSNSSDLISVENIDLFVVPGLGFTRDGKRLGRGGGYYDATLRAASQRSRRVGLAFNDQVVQVLPTTGDDVDMDLIVTESESLRGLYRDPEFLDT